In one Mucilaginibacter ginsenosidivorax genomic region, the following are encoded:
- a CDS encoding SIR2 family protein, giving the protein MKFTKQQKDFIDKYAVEVMNGDAAIFAGAGLSAGLGFVNWRELLRDLAEEIDLDIDKEYDLISLAQYHLNKKSRGKINNKIKNEFTTLKEGSKNHKLLARIGIATFWTTNYDKLIENSLVAEKKTVEVKIRNADFASNIKKKDAIVYKMHGDKDSPDEAVLTKDDYETYAENRPFFATALRGDLLSKTFLFIGFSFDDPNLEYILSRIKILLNKNTPTHYCFFKKVHESDFKGNVEEQKEAFLYAKIKQELKIEDLVRYGIHAITVEDYPDIENILLEVERRIKLKNVFISGAAHTYEPYNQDNAIILIHKLSYELAKAGYKIISGFGLGIGSIVINGALDYKLNSNYRNLDDLLILRPFPQVKSGISEINKVWTGYRHEMIDRAGVALFFFGNKLKDDSVALSSGILEEFEICLQHNVIPIPVGCTGSMAKELWTRVAGNPDDYLPDDKELLDLFNKIGDEILDNDALISIVMKILERIRKI; this is encoded by the coding sequence ATGAAATTTACAAAACAACAAAAAGACTTTATTGATAAATATGCCGTTGAAGTTATGAATGGCGATGCAGCAATATTTGCGGGAGCGGGACTTTCAGCAGGGCTAGGGTTTGTAAATTGGAGGGAGCTATTACGAGATCTTGCAGAGGAAATCGACTTGGATATTGATAAAGAGTACGATTTAATCTCGCTCGCCCAATACCATTTAAACAAAAAATCAAGAGGCAAGATCAATAATAAGATCAAGAATGAATTTACAACCCTTAAGGAAGGGAGCAAAAATCACAAGTTACTTGCGCGGATAGGAATTGCTACCTTCTGGACAACAAATTATGATAAACTTATAGAGAACTCACTAGTTGCCGAAAAGAAAACAGTAGAGGTAAAGATAAGAAACGCCGATTTTGCAAGTAATATCAAGAAAAAGGATGCTATTGTCTACAAAATGCATGGTGATAAGGATAGCCCAGACGAGGCTGTATTAACCAAAGACGACTACGAAACCTATGCTGAAAACCGGCCTTTTTTTGCTACTGCACTTAGAGGTGATCTATTGTCCAAGACATTTCTGTTCATTGGCTTTAGCTTTGACGACCCAAACCTAGAGTATATTTTAAGCAGAATAAAAATATTGTTGAATAAAAATACTCCAACACATTATTGCTTTTTCAAAAAGGTTCACGAAAGTGATTTTAAAGGTAATGTCGAAGAACAAAAAGAGGCATTTCTTTACGCGAAAATTAAACAAGAACTTAAAATAGAAGACTTAGTAAGATATGGAATACATGCAATAACAGTTGAAGATTATCCAGATATAGAGAATATATTATTGGAAGTTGAACGCAGGATTAAATTAAAAAATGTTTTCATTTCCGGCGCGGCTCATACATACGAGCCTTATAATCAAGATAATGCTATTATTCTGATTCATAAACTAAGTTATGAGTTGGCAAAAGCAGGGTATAAAATCATTTCCGGTTTTGGATTGGGAATCGGTAGTATCGTAATAAATGGTGCGCTAGATTATAAACTTAATTCTAATTACCGAAATCTCGACGACCTTTTAATTCTACGACCTTTTCCTCAAGTCAAGTCAGGTATATCTGAGATTAATAAGGTTTGGACAGGATATCGTCACGAAATGATTGATCGCGCGGGTGTGGCTTTATTTTTTTTTGGCAATAAACTAAAAGATGATTCGGTTGCCCTATCAAGCGGAATATTGGAAGAGTTTGAAATATGCCTCCAACATAACGTAATCCCTATACCTGTCGGGTGTACCGGTTCAATGGCCAAGGAACTGTGGACGCGCGTTGCTGGTAATCCTGATGACTATTTACCAGATGACAAAGAGTTGTTAGATTTATTTAATAAGATTGGTGATGAGATATTAGATAATGACGCTTTAATAAGCATTGTTATGAAAATCTTGGAGCGCATTCGAAAGATATAG
- a CDS encoding nucleotide kinase domain-containing protein yields the protein MMLIINKLVKPKVSNVYDTYWKFAAERQNVFFNKIANLPFLTTDPILQNHKFTNAYRASDRVSQYLIREVIYQGDQEPNELLFRILLFKIFNKIETWQLLLHEIGEITWRNYNFDRYDKVLSEAKKANETIYSGAYIMASAKSEFGYDYKHQNHLRLIELMITGNLSNKLLEARSLSEIYELLLSYPTIGPFLAYQYAIDINYSQMIDFNEMDFVVPGPGARDGISKCFIDMGDYSETEIIEYVTDIQESEFKRLGIEFRDLFGRPLQLIDCQNLFCETDKYARVAHPEAEGHSGRKRIKQIYRPQKGVINYWFPPKWGINENLLL from the coding sequence ATGATGTTAATAATAAATAAGTTAGTTAAACCCAAAGTCTCAAATGTATATGACACATATTGGAAGTTCGCTGCCGAAAGGCAAAATGTTTTTTTTAACAAAATAGCGAATTTGCCCTTTTTGACAACGGATCCAATTTTACAGAATCATAAGTTTACGAACGCGTACCGCGCATCCGACCGAGTAAGCCAATATTTGATTAGAGAAGTAATCTACCAGGGAGATCAAGAGCCGAACGAGCTGTTGTTCCGCATATTGTTATTTAAAATTTTTAACAAAATCGAGACTTGGCAACTGCTTTTACATGAAATTGGTGAAATAACTTGGCGAAATTACAACTTCGACCGGTACGATAAGGTGCTTAGCGAAGCAAAGAAAGCTAATGAAACGATTTATTCAGGTGCCTATATTATGGCATCTGCTAAAAGTGAATTCGGCTATGATTACAAACATCAAAATCATCTTCGTCTTATTGAACTAATGATTACTGGAAATTTATCAAATAAATTACTGGAAGCACGTTCTTTAAGTGAAATTTATGAACTGTTATTAAGCTACCCTACAATTGGACCGTTTCTCGCATATCAATATGCTATAGACATCAACTATAGTCAAATGATTGATTTTAATGAAATGGATTTTGTAGTACCAGGTCCTGGCGCAAGGGATGGTATTAGTAAATGTTTCATTGATATGGGTGATTATAGTGAAACAGAAATTATAGAATATGTTACAGACATACAAGAAAGTGAATTCAAACGTTTAGGTATTGAATTCCGTGATCTTTTTGGGCGGCCGCTTCAATTGATTGATTGTCAGAATTTATTTTGTGAAACCGACAAGTATGCTAGGGTAGCGCACCCGGAAGCGGAGGGGCATTCTGGCAGGAAAAGGATCAAACAAATATATCGTCCGCAAAAAGGTGTGATCAATTACTGGTTTCCTCCTAAATGGGGAATTAACGAGAACCTTTTGCTCTGA
- a CDS encoding type II toxin-antitoxin system RelE/ParE family toxin — MQIKWNKLAVKQLIDAIEYLEDNDQFAYAEKIEQRILLKIKSLPLKSELYQPDRLKKNNDGSFHAFEVDSYRISYRILPTEIRILRVRHSSRRPFTR, encoded by the coding sequence ATGCAAATTAAATGGAATAAATTGGCTGTAAAACAGCTGATAGATGCTATTGAATACCTGGAAGATAACGACCAGTTTGCCTATGCTGAGAAAATTGAACAGCGGATCTTATTAAAGATTAAGTCGCTTCCCCTTAAATCAGAACTCTACCAACCCGATAGACTGAAGAAAAACAATGATGGCAGTTTCCACGCCTTTGAAGTTGACAGCTACCGGATTTCGTACCGGATATTACCAACAGAAATACGGATATTAAGGGTGAGGCATTCAAGCAGAAGGCCATTTACCCGGTAA
- a CDS encoding toll/interleukin-1 receptor domain-containing protein, with product MAIFTKNQFEATARQKAGVSGLRTYLTETRSFSKSLSATSIFLSHSHRNRPIVEQAKVFFENIGLKIYVDWADETMPEKTNGATAAKIKTKIYDNDKFILLATNEAVISKWCNWEVGIGDTYKLTKDKICILPLAENSKDWEGNEYLQIYPRVEHGDYSIDYYKIVYPNGREVSLVDWLKL from the coding sequence ATGGCAATATTTACCAAAAATCAATTCGAAGCAACCGCGAGGCAAAAAGCAGGAGTTAGTGGTTTGCGGACCTATTTGACGGAAACACGCAGTTTTTCAAAGTCTTTATCAGCTACTTCCATATTTCTTTCTCATTCGCATCGAAATCGTCCAATTGTTGAACAAGCAAAAGTGTTTTTCGAGAATATTGGCTTGAAGATATATGTTGATTGGGCTGATGAAACTATGCCGGAAAAGACTAACGGAGCTACAGCTGCAAAAATTAAAACAAAAATATACGACAACGACAAATTTATTCTATTGGCCACTAATGAAGCAGTAATCTCCAAATGGTGCAATTGGGAGGTAGGAATTGGAGACACTTATAAGCTAACAAAAGATAAAATTTGTATTCTGCCTCTCGCAGAGAATAGTAAAGATTGGGAAGGCAATGAATATCTTCAAATCTATCCTAGAGTTGAGCATGGTGATTATTCGATAGATTATTACAAAATAGTATATCCTAATGGAAGAGAGGTTTCACTTGTCGATTGGCTAAAATTATAA
- a CDS encoding nucleoside triphosphate pyrophosphohydrolase family protein: MELSTYQEQAKKTIQKNASNTESAEIVPFLGIIGEVGSVVTQLKIKLRVGDSYVAYKRKLGEELGDVLWYISAIATQNDISLEEIAVRNLEKIHDRFLVDESESFKDFDGAFPEAEKFPGEFEIEFISYDEDGRKKLKIIDKRDGLMIGDPLTDNTYEEDGYRYHDIFHYGYLAVLGWSPVLRKLLKLKRKSDPEIDENEDGARSQITEELISLFIYHHALEHNLLQYVSSVDSGVIKQVQNLVKNTEVKECTGKQWEKAILNSYEIFNTLRNNHGGRVLVSRKNRTLIYLGKN, translated from the coding sequence ATGGAACTTTCAACCTACCAAGAACAAGCGAAAAAAACCATTCAAAAAAATGCATCAAATACAGAAAGCGCCGAAATAGTACCATTCCTTGGTATTATTGGCGAAGTCGGATCAGTGGTTACTCAGTTAAAAATTAAATTAAGAGTAGGCGACTCATATGTAGCGTATAAAAGAAAGCTTGGCGAAGAATTAGGGGATGTGTTGTGGTATATCTCTGCTATTGCCACACAAAATGATATAAGTTTAGAAGAAATTGCTGTTCGCAATCTTGAAAAAATCCATGATCGATTTTTAGTTGACGAATCCGAATCTTTTAAGGACTTCGATGGCGCTTTTCCAGAGGCGGAGAAATTTCCCGGTGAATTTGAAATCGAATTTATTTCATATGATGAAGATGGCAGAAAAAAGCTCAAAATTATCGATAAACGCGATGGCTTAATGATAGGCGATCCATTAACTGATAATACTTATGAAGAAGACGGTTATAGGTATCATGATATTTTTCATTACGGCTACCTTGCTGTATTAGGTTGGTCTCCAGTTTTGAGAAAGCTATTGAAATTGAAACGCAAAAGTGATCCTGAAATTGATGAAAATGAGGACGGAGCTAGATCTCAAATAACGGAAGAGTTGATTTCATTATTTATCTATCATCATGCATTGGAGCATAACCTTTTGCAATACGTTTCAAGTGTAGACTCTGGGGTAATAAAACAAGTTCAAAATCTCGTCAAGAATACTGAAGTTAAGGAATGCACAGGGAAGCAGTGGGAAAAGGCGATATTAAATTCATATGAAATTTTCAACACGCTCAGAAATAATCATGGGGGGAGAGTTTTAGTAAGTAGAAAAAATAGAACTTTGATTTATCTAGGTAAAAATTAA